In Flavobacteriales bacterium, one genomic interval encodes:
- a CDS encoding nucleotide exchange factor GrpE has translation MAFKNPFSSTNKEKPAMEQEELKNDKGATMNETSAMDEQNETTTDTEAVPELTETERLILDLESKKSEISALNDKYLRLFAEFDNFRKRTAKEKLEMLQMAGVDTLKNMLPVMDDMERAITNNATIKDAEVIKQGMKLIHQKFSKLMNDQGVKAMHVKGEPFDPEFHEAITKAPAPTANLKGKVLDVIESGYLMNDKVIRYAKVVVGE, from the coding sequence ATGGCATTCAAGAACCCATTTAGCAGTACCAATAAGGAAAAGCCAGCTATGGAGCAGGAAGAATTGAAGAACGATAAAGGCGCAACCATGAACGAAACATCGGCTATGGATGAGCAGAACGAAACTACAACTGACACAGAGGCAGTGCCTGAATTGACCGAGACAGAGCGGCTGATACTCGATCTTGAATCAAAGAAATCAGAGATCTCAGCACTGAATGATAAATACCTACGCCTATTCGCGGAGTTCGATAATTTCCGGAAGCGCACAGCGAAAGAAAAGCTGGAGATGTTGCAAATGGCGGGTGTTGATACGCTGAAGAACATGTTGCCTGTTATGGACGATATGGAGCGAGCGATCACGAACAACGCCACGATCAAGGATGCTGAGGTCATTAAGCAGGGGATGAAATTGATTCATCAGAAATTCTCCAAATTGATGAATGATCAAGGTGTAAAGGCGATGCACGTAAAAGGTGAACCCTTCGACCCTGAGTTCCATGAAGCAATAACAAAGGCGCCAGCCCCAACCGCGAACCTGAAAGGCAAGGTGCTGGACGTGATCGAGAGTGGCTATTTGATGAACGACAAAGTGATACGCTACGCTAAAGTCGTGGTTGGTGAGTAG
- the dnaJ gene encoding molecular chaperone DnaJ: MSKRDPYEVLGVRRNASAEEIKKAYRKQAIKFHPDKNPGDDAAENKFKESASAYEILSNQEKKAHFDRFGHSGPGMGAGGFGGGGMNMDDIFSQFGDIFGGGFGGGFQGGGGGRRTMKGSNLRVRLKLTLAEIANGAEKKIKVTKLVRGKGSEYARCSTCGGSGQVRRVQSTFLGQMQTVATCPACHGAGETVSKRAPGSDAQGLVREEVVVPIKMPAGVEEGMQLNVSGMGNDAPAGGIPGDLLVVIEEEKHPELRRDGQNLHHEVFINMADAALGSKIEVPLVTGKAKVTIEPGTQTNHTLRLKGKGLPSLNHHGQGDLFVHVAVWTPTNLSKDEKATLEKLRTSPGFQPKPTSKDKGFFERVKEMFGN, encoded by the coding sequence ATGAGCAAACGAGACCCTTACGAGGTACTTGGCGTAAGGCGAAATGCCAGTGCCGAAGAGATCAAGAAAGCCTACCGCAAACAGGCCATAAAATTCCACCCGGATAAGAACCCCGGTGATGACGCAGCGGAGAACAAATTCAAAGAATCAGCCAGCGCCTATGAGATCCTGAGCAATCAGGAAAAGAAGGCACACTTTGATCGTTTCGGACACTCCGGACCCGGAATGGGTGCTGGCGGATTCGGTGGCGGTGGCATGAATATGGATGATATCTTCTCCCAATTCGGAGATATTTTCGGTGGCGGATTCGGTGGTGGATTCCAAGGTGGAGGTGGCGGAAGACGCACGATGAAAGGAAGCAACCTTCGTGTACGCTTGAAGTTGACCTTGGCGGAGATCGCCAACGGCGCTGAAAAGAAGATCAAAGTAACCAAGCTCGTACGTGGAAAAGGTAGTGAATATGCACGGTGCAGCACCTGCGGTGGCAGTGGCCAAGTACGCCGTGTCCAAAGCACGTTCCTGGGTCAAATGCAAACCGTTGCTACATGTCCGGCATGCCATGGCGCAGGTGAAACGGTAAGCAAACGAGCGCCCGGTAGTGATGCACAAGGATTGGTGCGTGAAGAGGTGGTAGTTCCAATAAAAATGCCCGCCGGAGTTGAAGAAGGCATGCAGTTGAATGTTAGCGGCATGGGCAACGATGCTCCTGCTGGTGGCATTCCGGGCGACCTTTTGGTCGTGATCGAAGAAGAAAAGCATCCGGAACTTCGTCGTGATGGCCAGAACTTGCACCACGAAGTATTCATCAACATGGCAGATGCCGCATTGGGAAGCAAGATCGAGGTGCCACTTGTTACTGGCAAAGCCAAAGTGACCATAGAACCCGGCACACAGACCAACCACACGTTGCGCTTGAAGGGAAAGGGCTTACCGAGCCTGAACCATCATGGACAAGGCGACCTCTTTGTTCATGTTGCCGTATGGACTCCGACCAACCTTTCGAAGGACGAAAAAGCTACACTAGAAAAATTGCGCACCAGCCCCGGCTTTCAGCCTAAACCCACATCAAAGGACAAAGGATTCTTTGAACGGGTGAAGGAGATGTTTGGGAATTAG